One Paenisporosarcina sp. FSL H8-0542 genomic region harbors:
- a CDS encoding acyl-CoA thioesterase: protein MRASYIQDPEQWVSGFHFSVPVQVRFSETDMYGHLNNTYNFSYFEFARIEYLKQIGLMNDWLDPKGKTIPVVADLQCDYVKQVFFDEKLQIHVKADSVGTSSVDIHYHATNEKGETVFTGRGTVVQISKATGKGSPWTEEEKSLFLPN, encoded by the coding sequence ATGCGTGCATCTTATATCCAAGACCCAGAGCAATGGGTAAGTGGGTTTCATTTTTCGGTACCGGTTCAAGTTCGTTTCAGTGAAACGGATATGTATGGACATCTGAACAATACATATAACTTTTCTTATTTCGAGTTTGCGCGAATTGAATATCTTAAACAAATCGGCTTGATGAATGATTGGTTGGATCCAAAAGGTAAGACGATTCCGGTTGTTGCCGATTTACAATGCGATTATGTAAAACAAGTATTCTTTGATGAAAAGCTTCAGATTCATGTGAAAGCTGATTCGGTGGGTACTTCATCAGTGGATATTCATTACCATGCCACGAATGAAAAAGGGGAAACTGTTTTCACGGGTAGGGGAACTGTTGTGCAAATAAGCAAGGCAACTGGTAAGGGATCGCCTTGGACAGAAGAAGAAAAATCGTTATTCCTACCCAATTAG
- a CDS encoding LuxR C-terminal-related transcriptional regulator, translating to MSERAHHRSLLTGREREIFQLLVRDYSTKDISIQLNISEKTVRNHISNTIQKLGVSGRSQAILELLRLGELALD from the coding sequence TTGTCAGAACGAGCACATCATCGTTCATTATTAACAGGACGAGAAAGAGAAATTTTTCAATTGTTAGTGCGTGATTATTCAACGAAAGATATTTCCATTCAACTCAATATCAGTGAGAAAACCGTGAGAAATCACATCTCGAATACCATCCAAAAGTTGGGCGTATCAGGCAGATCACAAGCGATACTCGAACTTTTACGACTTGGCGAATTAGCACTAGACTGA
- a CDS encoding MarR family transcriptional regulator, whose product MTEQISSNEHNHNQEQVAFLEKELRYISGIIKQKGRQILSNYTVTPPQFVALQWLFEHGDMTIGDLSTKMYLAFSTTTDLVDRMEKNQLVMRVRDEQDRRVVRIHLLKEGERVIEEVIQKRQDYLQDILSDFDAVEVQQLSSLLQRLHVEMKED is encoded by the coding sequence ATGACAGAGCAAATTTCGAGCAATGAACATAACCATAACCAGGAGCAAGTAGCTTTTCTGGAAAAAGAACTTCGTTATATATCAGGCATTATCAAACAAAAAGGTCGCCAAATTTTAAGTAACTATACTGTGACGCCACCTCAATTTGTTGCGTTGCAATGGTTATTTGAACATGGTGACATGACCATTGGTGATCTTTCGACCAAAATGTATCTGGCATTCAGTACGACAACGGATTTAGTCGACCGGATGGAAAAGAACCAACTTGTCATGCGTGTTCGTGATGAGCAAGATCGACGTGTCGTTCGCATTCATTTATTAAAAGAAGGCGAGCGCGTGATTGAAGAAGTTATTCAAAAACGTCAAGATTATTTGCAAGATATTTTGTCTGATTTTGATGCTGTAGAAGTGCAACAGTTGTCGAGCCTTCTCCAAAGACTTCATGTAGAAATGAAAGAGGATTGA
- the racE gene encoding glutamate racemase translates to MNTPIGVIDSGVGGLTVVKELMRRLPNEQFLYIGDTARCPYGPRSATEVRKFTWQMAEALKAQSIKMLVVACNTATAVALESLQKYCPFPVVGVIFPGARAAIKATRRSEVCILGTVGTIQSGAYEKALKALSSSCHTVPLACPAFVPLVESGEYEGEFAKELVEKTLEPLQKESFDTLILGCTHYPLLQDLIEKAVGPHVKVLSSAEETADEVDAILNYYQKQREQPSKVPHIFYTTGSIPMFRTIITKWLEIENPTIQQISFK, encoded by the coding sequence GTGAATACACCAATCGGCGTGATCGATTCAGGTGTTGGCGGCTTAACGGTTGTCAAAGAACTTATGCGACGATTGCCCAATGAGCAATTTCTCTACATTGGAGATACAGCGAGATGTCCATATGGACCGCGTTCAGCAACTGAAGTGCGGAAATTCACATGGCAAATGGCGGAAGCACTGAAAGCGCAATCCATAAAAATGCTCGTTGTCGCGTGTAATACAGCAACAGCGGTCGCACTTGAATCCTTACAAAAATATTGCCCGTTCCCAGTCGTGGGGGTAATTTTCCCAGGGGCGCGAGCAGCTATAAAAGCAACAAGACGTTCTGAAGTCTGTATATTGGGGACTGTAGGTACTATTCAAAGTGGTGCTTACGAGAAGGCTTTGAAGGCTTTATCATCTTCCTGTCATACCGTTCCACTTGCTTGCCCGGCATTTGTTCCACTAGTTGAAAGTGGCGAATATGAAGGCGAATTTGCGAAGGAATTGGTTGAAAAGACACTCGAACCATTGCAAAAAGAATCATTTGATACGTTAATATTGGGATGTACTCATTACCCTTTATTACAGGATCTTATTGAAAAGGCGGTTGGTCCGCATGTGAAGGTTCTTTCATCAGCCGAAGAAACGGCCGATGAAGTGGATGCTATCCTCAACTATTACCAGAAGCAAAGAGAGCAACCGAGTAAGGTACCGCACATTTTCTATACAACGGGTTCCATACCAATGTTCAGGACCATTATTACGAAATGGCTTGAAATCGAAAACCCAACAATTCAACAAATATCATTTAAATAA
- the rph gene encoding ribonuclease PH: MRQDGRNSKQLRPVTIETDYLVHPEGSVLITVGQTKVICTATIEERVPHFLRGQGKGWITAEYSMLPRATGSRTQREASKGKIGGRTMEIQRLIGRALRAVVNLETLGERTLWIDCDVIQADGGTRTASITGAFVAMTMAIAKLQDEKQLPEFPVTDFLAATSVGIDGELGAILDLNYIEDSSANVDMNIIQTGSGQFVELQGTGEEATFTRQQLNELLDLGDEGIQQLIAIQKDVLGEMAHRIGKKLGDLS; this comes from the coding sequence ATGAGACAAGATGGACGAAATTCAAAACAACTGAGACCTGTGACGATAGAGACCGATTACTTGGTGCATCCAGAAGGTTCCGTATTGATAACAGTAGGACAGACGAAAGTAATCTGTACAGCAACCATTGAAGAACGCGTACCGCATTTTTTACGTGGGCAAGGTAAAGGATGGATTACGGCTGAATATTCAATGCTTCCAAGAGCGACAGGTTCACGAACACAACGTGAAGCGTCGAAAGGTAAGATTGGTGGCCGTACAATGGAAATACAACGTCTCATTGGACGAGCACTGCGAGCAGTAGTCAATCTGGAAACATTAGGAGAGCGAACGCTGTGGATTGACTGTGATGTGATCCAGGCAGATGGCGGCACACGTACTGCTTCGATTACCGGTGCATTTGTTGCGATGACAATGGCTATTGCAAAGCTACAAGATGAAAAACAGCTCCCTGAATTTCCTGTAACAGATTTCCTTGCAGCGACGAGCGTAGGAATTGATGGTGAGCTCGGTGCAATTCTTGACCTAAACTACATTGAAGATTCCTCTGCAAATGTCGATATGAATATTATCCAGACTGGTTCTGGTCAATTTGTGGAACTTCAAGGTACTGGAGAAGAGGCTACATTTACAAGACAGCAGTTAAATGAATTGCTTGATCTAGGTGACGAAGGCATTCAGCAGTTGATCGCCATTCAGAAAGATGTGCTTGGGGAAATGGCTCACCGAATCGGCAAAAAGCTAGGTGATTTATCATGA
- a CDS encoding XTP/dITP diphosphatase, which translates to MKQVIIATKNKGKAKDFEAIFNPYGFEVLTLHDVANDMDIEETGTTFEENAVLKAEALAERLQTFVIADDSGLAIDALNGAPGVYSARYAGEEKSDDANMQKVLTELKDVVDEERTARFCCAIALAGPKMETKTAFGTCEGVIAHEKMGTNGFGYDPIFFVPTLGKMMAELLPSEKAAISHRGNAIKKIEAELPNLLK; encoded by the coding sequence ATGAAGCAAGTAATTATTGCAACGAAAAATAAAGGCAAGGCGAAAGACTTCGAAGCGATTTTCAATCCCTATGGTTTTGAAGTTTTGACTCTCCATGATGTAGCGAATGACATGGATATTGAAGAAACAGGCACAACGTTCGAAGAAAATGCCGTTCTTAAAGCTGAGGCCCTTGCTGAACGCTTACAAACTTTCGTGATAGCTGATGACAGCGGTCTAGCAATTGACGCTTTAAATGGCGCTCCAGGCGTCTATTCTGCACGCTATGCCGGAGAAGAAAAAAGTGATGATGCAAACATGCAAAAAGTTCTGACTGAACTTAAAGACGTGGTAGACGAAGAACGGACAGCTCGTTTTTGTTGTGCCATTGCGTTGGCAGGTCCTAAAATGGAGACGAAGACTGCTTTCGGAACTTGTGAAGGCGTCATTGCCCATGAGAAAATGGGCACAAACGGCTTTGGTTATGATCCGATTTTCTTTGTGCCGACACTTGGCAAAATGATGGCTGAGTTATTGCCTTCAGAAAAAGCAGCAATTTCCCACCGTGGAAATGCCATCAAAAAAATTGAAGCGGAATTACCCAACTTGTTGAAATAA
- a CDS encoding metallophosphoesterase — protein MRILVMSDTHEEVNSIDQVRQHVGSVDAVFHCGDSELDVNHTSLQSVFVVRGNCDWDSSFPEEVFAEINGVKIFMAHGHLLQVKSTMLPISYRAQELGADVVLFGHSHLLGTEQIEGTLFVNPGSLELPRGRLEKSYAIIEKSPVQWTITFFSNENETLEKVTFKITEK, from the coding sequence ATGCGTATTTTAGTAATGAGTGATACCCATGAAGAAGTTAATTCGATTGATCAGGTAAGACAACATGTCGGTTCAGTGGATGCAGTATTTCATTGTGGGGATAGCGAACTTGATGTAAATCATACATCGCTACAATCTGTTTTTGTCGTCCGAGGAAATTGTGATTGGGATTCCTCATTTCCTGAAGAAGTATTCGCTGAGATTAACGGTGTGAAAATATTTATGGCGCATGGTCATTTATTACAAGTGAAATCGACCATGCTGCCGATTAGTTACCGTGCTCAGGAACTTGGAGCTGATGTGGTTTTGTTCGGACATTCGCATTTATTGGGTACTGAACAGATTGAAGGCACCCTATTTGTAAATCCGGGAAGTTTGGAATTGCCAAGAGGACGCCTTGAAAAGAGCTATGCAATCATCGAAAAGTCACCAGTTCAGTGGACCATAACATTCTTTTCGAATGAAAATGAAACACTTGAAAAAGTAACATTTAAAATTACTGAAAAATAA
- a CDS encoding site-specific integrase: MTKRTGLFDINVDFDVKRLIEGDQKSQQKEMTIEKALTTITKQMQVSGFRERTIKDYNLHMNHLCKITNVTYLHEISSEMIYLWLDSMKVSNQTKLIRLKCLKAILSKCFDNGWVKQRYWKTINIKVDKNVKKGATSSEIQVLLSLLDLNSFIGLRDAVAIITLYKTGIRINTLGQLEERHIDFENMMLNLDGAILKNHKMLQLPIDNQMAQLFRVLIDQNEKIRRRYSQRNKFVFLSQKGTSLNTKSTNNAISKRLNKYSKEYNLVNINPHAIRRGYAKDLLIKGANLALISKALGHSNLAVTTQYLDLDEEEVLTNLRTFL, translated from the coding sequence ATGACAAAAAGAACAGGTTTGTTTGATATTAATGTTGACTTTGATGTGAAGCGGTTAATAGAAGGTGATCAAAAATCACAACAAAAAGAAATGACAATTGAAAAAGCATTAACTACAATCACGAAGCAAATGCAAGTTAGTGGATTTAGAGAAAGAACTATTAAAGACTATAATCTACACATGAATCATCTTTGTAAAATTACGAATGTGACCTATCTTCATGAAATTTCGTCTGAAATGATTTATCTTTGGCTTGATTCAATGAAAGTGTCTAATCAGACAAAACTAATTCGCTTAAAATGTTTAAAAGCAATCCTCTCAAAATGCTTTGACAATGGTTGGGTTAAACAAAGATATTGGAAGACGATCAATATCAAAGTTGATAAAAATGTCAAGAAGGGTGCTACGAGCAGCGAAATTCAAGTTTTACTATCTTTGTTAGACTTAAACTCTTTTATCGGTTTACGGGACGCAGTGGCGATTATAACGCTATACAAAACGGGAATAAGAATAAACACACTGGGACAACTTGAGGAGCGTCACATTGATTTTGAAAATATGATGTTAAATCTGGACGGTGCAATATTAAAAAACCATAAAATGCTCCAACTTCCTATAGACAATCAAATGGCTCAATTATTTCGTGTGTTAATCGATCAAAACGAGAAAATAAGAAGAAGATACAGCCAAAGAAACAAATTTGTATTCTTATCTCAAAAAGGAACATCTCTAAACACTAAATCAACCAATAACGCTATCTCAAAGCGTTTAAATAAATACAGTAAGGAATATAACCTAGTTAATATTAATCCTCATGCTATCAGACGAGGATATGCAAAAGACCTTCTAATTAAAGGGGCAAACCTTGCGTTAATTTCTAAGGCATTAGGTCATTCGAATTTGGCGGTTACGACTCAATACTTAGACCTAGATGAAGAAGAAGTTCTTACTAATTTACGAACATTCTTGTGA
- a CDS encoding LAGLIDADG family homing endonuclease, whose amino-acid sequence MVKGKWSIHEVEYLINNIGINSYLEISNTLNRSIDSIQKKSISMGLSRTIRKEKWSEEEVVKLKEYYGITTVVEISKMLGRTTDSIAGKAKQLKLKGYIKNAWSENDIEFLISNFGTKTLSELAFTLGRTENSIQLKANRIGLKLPEKYNYNKDYFKLIDCEEKAYWLGFIYADGYVSVNEDARNHEFGIEIKSADYEHLNKLNLVLNGNINLSYRTRQLQFKNYTSVVNVCSLRIYSKQFVFNLIDKGVVPNKTSVLEFPKFLPKQLMRHFIRGYIEGDGYIRFRKRITGNGYGYETRLGYVCHSKQYAIELKVFLERELDLENELTFYKDGNSFSCDTANQKQLLSIIDYLYKDSTIYLDRKYITYQELNHYLLNRLAYRKK is encoded by the coding sequence GTGGTAAAAGGAAAATGGTCAATACATGAAGTTGAATATTTAATTAATAATATAGGCATAAACAGCTATCTAGAAATTTCTAATACCCTTAACAGAAGTATCGACAGTATTCAGAAGAAAAGCATTTCAATGGGATTATCAAGAACTATCAGAAAGGAAAAATGGTCAGAGGAAGAAGTAGTTAAGTTAAAAGAATACTATGGCATTACAACGGTTGTAGAGATTTCCAAAATGTTAGGTAGAACTACAGATAGTATAGCGGGAAAAGCTAAACAGCTTAAGCTGAAAGGTTATATTAAGAACGCTTGGAGTGAAAATGATATTGAGTTTTTAATAAGCAACTTTGGAACTAAAACACTATCTGAATTAGCCTTCACACTTGGGAGAACTGAAAACTCGATTCAATTAAAGGCAAATAGAATTGGGTTAAAGCTGCCTGAAAAATATAACTACAACAAAGACTATTTCAAGTTAATCGATTGCGAAGAGAAGGCATATTGGCTGGGATTTATATATGCTGACGGGTATGTTTCAGTTAACGAGGATGCTAGAAATCATGAATTTGGAATAGAGATTAAATCTGCTGATTACGAGCATCTCAATAAACTCAATCTAGTCCTAAACGGGAATATAAATCTTTCCTATAGAACAAGGCAACTCCAGTTTAAAAATTATACAAGTGTAGTAAATGTATGCTCATTGAGGATCTATTCCAAACAATTTGTATTCAACTTAATCGACAAAGGTGTGGTTCCGAATAAGACTTCTGTTCTCGAGTTCCCAAAATTTCTTCCCAAGCAGTTGATGAGACACTTTATTCGTGGATATATTGAAGGAGATGGGTATATAAGATTTAGAAAGCGAATAACAGGAAATGGTTACGGTTATGAGACCAGACTTGGATATGTTTGTCATTCAAAGCAATATGCAATTGAACTTAAAGTATTCTTGGAAAGAGAGCTTGATTTAGAGAATGAACTGACTTTTTACAAGGACGGAAACAGTTTTAGTTGCGATACAGCCAATCAAAAACAATTGCTTTCTATTATAGATTACTTGTATAAGGATTCAACAATATATCTAGATAGAAAATACATCACTTATCAAGAGCTAAATCATTATCTTCTTAATAGGTTGGCTTATCGCAAGAAATGA
- a CDS encoding recombinase family protein, giving the protein MRKIAYIRVSSEKQNTARQRKALKEAGCESFYEEKISGKNTDRPELQRMLSEIQEEDIIIVHEISRLSRSVKDLITIVEQIQEKGASLKSLNESWLDTSGNNPMNEFLLNIFGSLAQLERGLTLQRQRDGIEIAKKEGKFKGRKIEVTEGGKKSEKATQAVEWHKEGKSVRYICKALSIGTGTFYRLLEREGLR; this is encoded by the coding sequence ATGAGGAAAATAGCATACATAAGAGTTTCATCTGAAAAACAGAATACTGCACGTCAACGGAAAGCGCTTAAAGAAGCGGGATGTGAGTCGTTTTACGAAGAGAAAATTAGTGGTAAGAATACAGATCGCCCAGAATTGCAGAGAATGCTATCGGAGATACAAGAAGAAGATATAATCATTGTTCATGAAATATCCCGTTTATCTCGTTCAGTAAAAGACTTGATAACCATAGTCGAACAAATACAAGAGAAGGGAGCATCTCTTAAGTCACTCAATGAGTCATGGTTGGATACTTCAGGTAACAACCCTATGAATGAGTTCTTACTCAATATCTTTGGCAGCTTAGCACAACTTGAACGTGGTTTAACATTACAACGTCAACGTGATGGTATCGAGATTGCAAAGAAAGAGGGTAAGTTTAAAGGACGCAAGATAGAGGTTACAGAAGGTGGTAAGAAGTCAGAGAAGGCAACACAGGCGGTTGAGTGGCATAAGGAAGGTAAGTCTGTAAGATACATCTGTAAAGCATTATCGATAGGTACTGGAACATTCTATCGGTTATTAGAGCGTGAAGGTTTACGGTAA
- a CDS encoding DUF6602 domain-containing protein: MNIVNEYLLYESNDLKEKFEKASKLGKGTSQEIADFREIHFQALIKKFFPTPYRTTKGKIIDSFNKTSASLDCLVLNPMHPHTEVLAKFELIFAEGVDVAIEVKPNIQDTSELVRGLKQIISVKKLKRSSSALSNKDVSDCMKDWASTIPTFLYTMKAKSDINKTIYEIHDYYVKNNTPLKEQFDFIVIHDKGILSNYKCPELNTISNKTVKNRTGWIFEPWEEYTLAKFIAYLNVFNFGQLKTSPFVLLPYLTDIEVKGKLIRIDAADDFYK, encoded by the coding sequence ATGAACATAGTAAATGAATATCTTCTTTATGAGTCTAATGATCTAAAAGAAAAGTTTGAAAAGGCATCAAAACTAGGGAAAGGTACATCACAAGAAATAGCTGATTTTAGAGAAATTCATTTTCAAGCTCTTATAAAAAAATTTTTTCCAACGCCTTACAGAACAACAAAAGGAAAGATTATTGATTCATTTAATAAAACTTCAGCTTCCTTAGACTGTCTTGTATTAAATCCAATGCACCCTCATACCGAGGTGTTAGCTAAATTCGAATTAATATTTGCCGAAGGAGTAGATGTGGCTATTGAGGTAAAACCTAATATACAAGATACATCTGAACTCGTTCGAGGATTGAAACAAATAATAAGTGTTAAGAAACTTAAACGTTCAAGTTCTGCTTTATCAAACAAAGATGTAAGTGATTGCATGAAAGATTGGGCATCCACAATACCAACATTTTTGTATACCATGAAAGCAAAATCAGATATTAATAAGACAATTTATGAAATTCATGATTATTATGTGAAAAACAATACACCGTTAAAAGAACAATTTGATTTTATTGTTATACATGACAAAGGTATTTTATCAAACTACAAGTGTCCAGAATTAAATACTATTTCAAATAAAACAGTGAAAAATAGGACTGGATGGATTTTCGAACCATGGGAAGAATATACATTGGCAAAATTTATAGCATATTTGAATGTATTTAATTTTGGTCAACTTAAGACATCCCCATTTGTACTGCTTCCTTATCTAACCGACATAGAAGTTAAGGGCAAACTGATAAGAATTGATGCTGCTGATGATTTTTATAAATAA
- a CDS encoding RES family NAD+ phosphorylase, whose product MDNEKAPSTSVKGLDTMKLTGLSTDVKGHDTSKLTESASAFKGLDLSNLTGISTDVKGLDTSKLTGSASAFKGLDLSNLTGISTDVKGLDTSKLTGSASAFKGLDLSNLTGISTGVKGLDTSKLTGSASAFKGLDLSNLTRISTGVKGLDTSKLTGSASAFKGLDLSNLTGISTGVKGHDTSKLTGSASAFKGLDLSNLTGISTGVKGHDTSKLTGSASAFKGLDLSNLTGISTGVKGHDTSKLTGSASAFKGLDLSNLTGISTGVKGLDTSKLTGSASAFKGLDLSNLTGISTGVKGLDTSKLTGSASAFKGLDLSNLTGISTGVKGLDTSKLTGSASAFKGLDYSKLTGISTGVKGLDYSKLTGSASAFKGLDLSKLTGSASAFKGLDLSNLTRSAVSSQWVLSNSLVGEMSLVNTVKESSYIFSKISRGEYQLSHSFDEESNKLEHVLEKNDTKEVIPIKGIPSAMAITDVITTLSIDEVGDFYNHLVEFPLLGLAHSIGLKILSDISKVSLVDIENLNLFRVRERTPKSAPFTYIQMFEAPYGFASHGRYNSIGQGELYTCEDKDVALKEVASTDHDMRYDIVEWKLVKSLKVLDLASSDSPLVQFCSFEKTSKNGQEYFLPNFLAQCAKFHGISGIRYKSVANPNVLNYVFFDFEKKWFKRIGLETNVQISGKREIVKV is encoded by the coding sequence TTGGATAATGAAAAAGCTCCTTCAACGAGTGTCAAAGGACTTGATACAATGAAACTTACGGGATTATCAACTGATGTCAAAGGACATGATACAAGTAAACTTACGGAATCAGCATCGGCATTCAAAGGACTTGATTTAAGTAATCTTACGGGAATATCAACTGATGTCAAAGGACTTGATACAAGTAAACTTACGGGATCAGCATCGGCATTCAAAGGACTTGATTTAAGTAATCTTACGGGAATATCAACTGATGTCAAAGGACTTGATACAAGTAAACTTACGGGATCAGCATCGGCATTCAAAGGACTTGATTTAAGTAATCTTACGGGAATATCAACTGGTGTCAAAGGACTTGATACAAGTAAACTTACGGGATCAGCATCGGCATTCAAAGGACTTGATTTAAGTAATCTTACGAGAATATCAACTGGTGTCAAAGGACTTGATACAAGTAAACTTACGGGATCAGCATCGGCATTCAAAGGACTTGATTTAAGTAATCTTACTGGAATATCAACTGGTGTCAAAGGACATGATACAAGTAAACTTACGGGATCAGCATCGGCATTCAAAGGACTTGATTTAAGTAATCTTACGGGAATATCAACTGGTGTCAAAGGACATGATACAAGTAAACTTACGGGATCAGCATCGGCATTCAAAGGACTTGATTTAAGTAATCTTACGGGAATATCAACTGGTGTCAAAGGACATGATACAAGTAAACTTACGGGATCAGCATCGGCATTCAAAGGACTTGATTTAAGTAATCTTACGGGAATATCAACTGGTGTCAAAGGACTTGATACAAGTAAACTTACGGGATCAGCATCGGCATTCAAAGGACTTGATTTAAGTAATCTTACGGGAATATCAACTGGTGTCAAAGGACTTGATACAAGTAAACTTACGGGATCAGCATCGGCATTCAAAGGACTTGATTTAAGTAATCTTACGGGAATATCAACTGGTGTCAAAGGACTTGATACAAGTAAACTTACGGGATCAGCATCGGCATTCAAAGGACTTGATTACAGTAAACTTACGGGAATATCAACTGGTGTCAAAGGACTTGATTACAGTAAACTTACGGGATCAGCATCGGCATTCAAAGGACTTGATTTAAGTAAACTTACGGGATCAGCATCGGCATTCAAAGGACTTGATTTAAGTAATCTTACGAGATCAGCAGTTAGTTCTCAATGGGTTCTTTCTAATTCATTGGTTGGTGAAATGTCATTAGTAAATACCGTAAAAGAGTCTAGTTACATTTTTAGTAAAATATCACGTGGTGAATATCAACTAAGTCACAGTTTTGATGAAGAAAGTAACAAATTAGAACATGTTCTTGAAAAAAACGATACAAAAGAAGTTATTCCAATAAAAGGTATACCAAGTGCAATGGCGATAACCGATGTAATAACTACTCTGAGTATTGATGAAGTAGGGGATTTCTATAATCACCTTGTAGAATTTCCATTACTTGGTTTAGCACACTCTATTGGATTGAAAATACTGAGCGATATTAGCAAAGTAAGCCTTGTGGATATTGAAAATTTAAACTTATTCCGGGTACGAGAACGTACTCCAAAGTCTGCTCCATTTACATATATTCAAATGTTCGAAGCTCCTTATGGATTTGCTTCACATGGAAGATATAACTCCATTGGTCAAGGTGAGTTGTATACATGTGAAGATAAAGATGTAGCATTAAAGGAAGTTGCTTCAACTGATCATGATATGAGATATGATATTGTCGAATGGAAATTAGTGAAATCATTAAAAGTATTAGATTTAGCTAGTTCTGATTCCCCATTAGTGCAATTCTGCAGTTTTGAGAAAACATCTAAGAACGGACAAGAATATTTTCTTCCGAATTTTTTAGCTCAATGTGCAAAGTTTCATGGCATATCAGGAATTAGATATAAAAGTGTAGCTAATCCGAATGTCTTAAACTATGTATTCTTTGATTTTGAAAAGAAATGGTTTAAAAGAATTGGTTTAGAAACTAATGTGCAAATTAGTGGGAAAAGGGAAATTGTCAAAGTGTAA
- a CDS encoding thermonuclease family protein has translation MFNSKLFKPISASLLAVSLFFGSVSPLASLNEPSIVHASAKPPATAVKSKVTEVVDGDTIKLNYKGKSETVRFILIDTPETKKPQTCVQLFGAEASAFTKKALLNKEVKVELGVETRDQYGRLLAYIYINDVMFNKTLLEKGLARVAIYKPNTKYLEELQAVEKVAKGKKLGIWSSTNAINGGCAPKVVTVPKPVITKPAPKPTTPAKTEIFKNCTELRKKYPRGVAKGHPAYQSKMDRDKDNWACER, from the coding sequence TTGTTTAATTCGAAACTTTTCAAACCAATTTCTGCATCTTTACTAGCTGTATCTTTATTCTTCGGTTCAGTATCACCGCTTGCTTCGCTTAATGAACCATCAATCGTTCATGCATCAGCTAAGCCACCAGCAACAGCTGTAAAGTCGAAAGTTACTGAAGTAGTTGATGGTGACACAATCAAATTAAATTATAAAGGAAAATCTGAAACTGTTCGTTTCATACTGATTGACACTCCAGAAACGAAAAAACCCCAAACATGCGTTCAATTATTTGGGGCTGAAGCTTCTGCTTTTACAAAGAAAGCTTTACTAAATAAAGAGGTTAAAGTTGAATTAGGAGTCGAAACTCGAGACCAGTATGGTCGCCTTCTTGCTTACATCTATATTAATGATGTGATGTTTAACAAGACATTACTGGAAAAAGGTCTAGCTCGAGTAGCTATTTATAAACCGAATACTAAATATTTGGAAGAATTACAAGCTGTAGAAAAAGTAGCCAAAGGTAAAAAACTAGGAATCTGGTCAAGTACAAATGCAATAAATGGTGGTTGTGCACCAAAAGTAGTGACTGTACCAAAACCAGTAATAACAAAACCTGCTCCTAAACCCACTACTCCAGCAAAAACCGAAATCTTTAAGAACTGTACTGAATTACGCAAGAAATACCCTAGAGGTGTTGCAAAAGGACATCCTGCCTACCAATCAAAAATGGATCGTGATAAAGATAATTGGGCATGTGAAAGATAA